The Vicia villosa cultivar HV-30 ecotype Madison, WI linkage group LG1, Vvil1.0, whole genome shotgun sequence genome includes a region encoding these proteins:
- the LOC131629960 gene encoding golgin candidate 6-like gives MKMDLMSGYKGVVGLVFGNENSSNEDRYVERLLDRISNGKLPDDRRNAITELQAVVSENKAFQLAFGAMGLPIMLGVLKEERHDVEMVRGALETLVSALTPINHAKGSSNEVQPDLMNTDLLSREEESIPLLLSLLEEDDFYVRYYTLQILTALLTNSRLRLQETILTIPRGITRLMDMLMDREVIRNEALLLLTHLTREAEEIQKIIVFEGAYDKIFSIIKEEGNSDGGVVVQDCLELLNNLIRSNASNQVLLRETIGLDPLILIFKLRGSSYSFTQQKTINLLSALETIKLLLKGGSDADPGKDANKQKNKTALVQKKVLDNLLILGVESQWVPVAVRCAALKCIGDLIVGDSKNLDLLASKVLGEEPQVEPALNSILRIILRSSSMQEFVAADYVFKNFCEKNADGQAMLASTLIPQPYSVNHSFHEEDVNMSFGSMLLHGLTLGENDGDLETCSRAASVLSHILKDNLPCKERVLRIEIEAPMQSLGAPEPLMHRMVKYLALASSMKSKDGKSNNTSGNSYVQAVILKLLVTWLADCHNAVHCFLDARPHLTYLLELVSNLSETVCIKGFAAVVLGECVIYNKSTDSGKDAFAIVDLISQKIGLSSYFLKFEEMHKSFVFANAESSLTHRSFSRSSAASMADIQDVDENDLSERKNTDHPILASILDSYFVNFVKRLEANIREQIVEVYSRPKTKVAVVPSEIEQKSGESDGEYIKRLKAFVENQHSEIQDLVLRNGTLAEDLAKTGSSFQSEQRVSGGAERVQTETLRRDFQEASKRLETLKAEKAKIESEANLYKNLAGKVEADLMSLSDAYNSLEQSNLLLENEVKALRGGGPSTLPDVEAIKAEAREEALKESEGELNDLLVCLGQEQSKVDKLSARLLELGEDVDQLLEGIGDDAGAAEGFEDEDDDE, from the exons ATGAAAATGGATTTAATGTCTGGTTACAAG GGTGTTGTTGGACTTGTTTTTGGTAACGAGAATTCTTCAAATGAAGATAG GTATGTTGAGCGTTTGCTTGATCGAATAAGCAACGGGAAACTACCCGATGATAGGAGAAATGCTATTACGGAGCTTCAGGCTGTTGTCTCAGAAAATAAAGCTTTCCAGTTAGCATTTGGGGCAATGG GTCTTCCTATAATGTTAGGTGTCTTAAAAGAAGAACGTCATGATGTTGAAATG GTTCGCGGTGCCTTGGAAACTCTTGTGAGTGCATTGACTCCTATTAACCATGCAAAAGGATCCAGTAATGAAGTTCAGCCAGATTTGATGAATACTGATTTACTTTccagagaagaagaaagtatcCCTCTTCTTCTAAGTTTGTTG GAAGAGGATGATTTTTATGTACGATATTATACTCTGCAAATATTGACCGCCCTTCTCACTAATTCTCGACTGAG ATTACAGGAAACTATATTGACTATACCCCGTGGCATAACTCGGCTAATGGACATGCTTATGGATCGCGAG GTTATAAGGAATGAGGCATTATTGCTTCTTACTCACCTGACTCGTGAAGCTGAG GAGATCCAAAAGATTATTGTCTTTGAAGGTGCTTATGATAAGATATTCAGTATCATAAAGGAGGAGGGAAATTCAGATGGTGGTGTAGTCGTGCAG GACTGCCTTGAATTGTTAAACAATTTGATTCGTAGCAATGCATCCAATCAG GTACTACTCAGAGAGACTATAGGACTTGATCCATTGATATTGATTTTCAAGCTGAGGGGAAGTTCTTACTCTTTTACTCAACAAAAG ACAATCAATCTACTCAGTGCATTAGAAACCATAAAATTGTTACTAAAAGGAGGTTCTGATGCCGATCCCGGGAAAGATGCtaataaacagaaaaataagaCAGCTCTGGTTCAG AAAAAAGTACTGGACAATTTGTTGATATTAGGTGTTGAAAGCCAATGGGTACCTGTTGCAGTTCGCTGTGCG GCATTGAAATGTATTGGGGACTTGATTGTTGGAGATTCGAAGAATCTCGATCTTCTTGCTAGCAAAGTTCTTGGGGAGGAGCCACAAGTCGAACCTGCTCTGAATTCTATACTTCGAATAATTTTGAGGTCTTCTAGCATGCAAGAGTTCGTTGCAGCtgattatgttttcaaaaacttttgTGAG AAAAATGCTGATGGCCAAGCAATGCTAGCGTCTACTCTAATTCCACAACCATATTCCGTGAATCATTCATTCCATGAGGAGGATGTTAATATGTCTTTTGGAAG CATGCTATTACACGGTCTTACTTTGGGTGAAAATGATGGTGATCTTGAG ACTTGTAGTAGAGCTGCTAGTGTTCTATCACATATATTGAAGGACAATCTCCCATGCAAGGAAAGG GTTTTGCGAATTGAAATTGAGGCACCCATGCAATCTCTAGGAGCTCCCGAACCACTAATGCATCGAATGGTAAAATATTTGGCCCTTGCTTCTTCAATGAAATCCAAAGATGGAAAGTCTAATAATACATCAGGAAATTCATATGTTCAAGCTGTTATCTTGAAATTACTGGTCACCTGGCTAGCAGATTGTCACAATGCAGTGCACTGCTTCCTAGATGCCCGGCCCCACCTTACCTATCTTCTTGAGCTAGTATCAAATTTGTCAGAAACAGTATGTATAAAGGGATTTGCAGCAGTTGTGTTGGGTGAATGTGTGATCTATAACAAATCTACTGATAGCGGAAAAGATGcatttgccattgttgatttgATAAGTCAGAAAATTGGGCTTAGTTCGTACTTCTTGAAATTTGAGGAGATGCATAAGAGTTTTGTTTTCGCTAACGCGGAGTCATCACTCACACATAGATCATTCTCTAGATCTTCAGCAGCTAGTATGGCAGATATTCAAGATGTAGATGAGAATGATTTGTCAGAAAGGAAAAATACGGATCATCCGATTCTTGCTTCAATCTTGGACTCTTACTTTGTGAATTTTGTCAAAAGGCTGGAGGCAAATATCAGAGAACAGATTGTGGAGGTTTATAGTCGTCCAAAAACTAAGGTAGCAGTTGTGCCATCAGAAATAGAGCAGAAGAGTGGTGAAAGTGATGGTGAATATATAAAGCGGCTGAAAGCTTTTGTTGAGAATCAGCACTCTGAGATACAG GATCTTGTTCTTCGAAATGGTACATTGGCCGAGGACCTGGCTAAAACCGGCAGTAGTTTCCAGTCTGAGCAAAGAGTGAGTGGAGGCGCCGAAAGAGTCCAAACAGAGACACTCCGTAGAGATTTCCAAGAAGCATCTAAAAGGTTGGAGACACTTAAGGCAGAAAAAGCAAAAATCGAATCAGAGGCAAATTTGTATAAGAATTTAGCCGGAAAGGTGGAAGCTGATCTAATGAGTCTATCCGATGCATACAATAGCCTTGAGCAATCTAACCTTCTACTGGAAAATGAGGTGAAAGCACTTAGGGGTGGAGGGCCGTCAACACTTCCAGATGTAGAGGCAATAAAAGCTGAAGCAAGGGAAGAAGCTCTGAAGGAGAGTGAGGGTGAACTGAATGATCTGCTCGTATGCCTAGGGCAAGAACAAAGCAAGGTGGATAAACTTAGTGCTAGGTTGCTGGAGTTGGGAGAGGATGTTGACCAACTACTTGAAGGCATTGGAGATGATGCCGGGGCTGCTGAAGGTTTCGAAGATGAAGACGACGACGagtga